Proteins encoded together in one Nocardioides marinisabuli window:
- a CDS encoding DUF3105 domain-containing protein, protein MSEPEPVEVEPEPVEAAEPGRADRAPVVALVATLVLAALVVAAAAVVPRLLAEPVDRTLDQVRVYDDLPTTHVDGDVDYEQEPPVGGPHADRWLDCGAYDTQVRAENVVHDLEHGTVLLAYGPDTSADDVRRLEALLPDNGILTPWEGLEAPVVVTVWGRQLALTGADDPRLPLFIDAFGAGETAPEPFASCAGGVPDADGGQGAGVGSLPT, encoded by the coding sequence GTGAGCGAGCCCGAGCCCGTCGAGGTCGAGCCGGAGCCCGTCGAGGCCGCTGAGCCCGGGCGCGCCGACCGCGCGCCGGTGGTGGCGCTCGTGGCCACGCTGGTGCTCGCGGCCCTGGTCGTGGCGGCCGCCGCCGTGGTGCCCCGCCTGCTCGCCGAGCCCGTCGACCGCACCCTCGACCAGGTCCGGGTCTACGACGACCTGCCGACCACGCACGTCGACGGCGACGTCGACTACGAGCAGGAGCCGCCGGTCGGGGGCCCGCACGCCGACCGCTGGCTCGACTGCGGCGCCTACGACACCCAGGTCCGTGCGGAGAACGTCGTGCACGACCTCGAGCACGGCACGGTCCTCCTGGCGTACGGCCCGGACACCTCGGCCGACGACGTACGACGGCTCGAGGCGCTGCTGCCCGACAACGGCATCCTGACGCCCTGGGAGGGCCTCGAGGCCCCGGTCGTGGTGACGGTGTGGGGCCGACAGCTCGCCCTGACCGGCGCCGACGACCCGCGGCTGCCGCTCTTCATCGACGCCTTCGGCGCCGGGGAGACCGCACCCGAACCGTTCGCCAGCTGCGCGGGCGGGGTGCCCGACGCCGACGGCGGTCAGGGGGCGGGCGTGGGTAGCCTGCCGACGTGA
- a CDS encoding MTH1187 family thiamine-binding protein, whose translation MIVAFSISPTSADETGSVSEAVAAAVRVVKESGLPYELNSMFTNVEGEWDEVMAVVKKAVDVVAEVSPRVGLVIKADIRPGWDGQLTAKVERVERLLDS comes from the coding sequence ATGATCGTGGCCTTCAGCATCTCGCCCACCTCCGCCGACGAGACCGGCAGCGTCTCGGAGGCGGTCGCCGCCGCCGTACGGGTCGTCAAGGAGTCCGGCCTGCCCTACGAGCTGAACTCGATGTTCACCAACGTCGAGGGCGAGTGGGACGAGGTGATGGCGGTGGTCAAGAAGGCCGTCGACGTGGTGGCCGAGGTGTCCCCGCGCGTCGGGCTGGTGATCAAGGCCGACATCCGACCCGGCTGGGACGGCCAGCTCACCGCCAAGGTGGAGCGGGTCGAGCGGCTGCTCGACTCGTGA
- a CDS encoding SigE family RNA polymerase sigma factor yields MSDRDAQARAQFEQYVAARRQALLRTAYLLTGQHADAEDLVQLALVKAMPHWAKIAHDPEPYVRKVLARESISRWRRRRWREVSTEHVPEQEQGGADQTDRAAVRAALLQLAPRQRAVVVLRYFDDLTEAQTAQALGIAVGTVKSQSRDAMARLRELLPPEGAEAVRR; encoded by the coding sequence GTGTCCGACCGTGACGCCCAGGCGCGCGCCCAGTTCGAGCAGTACGTCGCCGCCCGCCGCCAGGCGCTGCTGCGCACGGCGTACCTGCTGACCGGCCAGCACGCCGACGCCGAGGACCTGGTGCAGCTGGCGCTGGTCAAGGCGATGCCGCACTGGGCCAAGATCGCCCACGACCCCGAGCCCTACGTGCGCAAGGTGCTGGCTCGGGAGTCGATCAGCCGCTGGCGGCGCCGACGCTGGCGGGAGGTGAGCACGGAGCACGTGCCCGAGCAGGAGCAGGGCGGCGCCGACCAGACGGACCGGGCCGCGGTCCGCGCGGCGCTGCTGCAGCTGGCGCCGCGCCAGCGCGCCGTGGTGGTGCTGCGCTACTTCGACGACCTCACCGAGGCGCAGACCGCCCAGGCGCTGGGCATCGCGGTGGGCACCGTGAAGTCGCAGTCGCGCGACGCGATGGCGCGGCTGCGGGAGCTGCTGCCCCCGGAGGGGGCCGAGGCCGTGAGGCGCTGA